From Gigantopelta aegis isolate Gae_Host chromosome 11, Gae_host_genome, whole genome shotgun sequence, the proteins below share one genomic window:
- the LOC121385432 gene encoding E3 ubiquitin/ISG15 ligase TRIM25-like, with product MASLSSINEDFLTCSICFEPFNDPRILPCVHTFCAECLSNHINSTCQPGLSRPKFSCPTCRESVAIPDPENPRETWAKQFRKNFMISGLRDVVKTEGDSLLTPSLVADGVARHVCAMHPQKERDHFCVDCDKLVCISCIALSHRPCRQVITLAQAAQEKRRQLSRINNLIESYLSRSEAKKSKQKQELDKLTEQYQERKSEILEASAKLQLLIIDAENACVNKLDTLFASHKQEEERVLTEADISTKKLTGMLSAVTDVLGGRDDFRLVDAYPVLRAYQQKVPSMISNEIQVHTLEFVRNMTLYNTIAKATPGELGEVKSVASKQDMVFRPVSLTSTSSSSSTPPPSPSSQPATSPASQNTPGATSSPTVPVPGSLAALTSKPVMFRTLSTKVKSDKSKPSLRDIAVAPGDVIVVTDFSNSCLKSFCTQHGQTEHHSKLVVDGRPHAVSVLTGSTMVATIPKRKLLILVSVTPNLILQSSVHVQKQYWGVSGVSPDVLAVSTCPGPQPGTIELIDLKGTVLKLVTNGCGLFSNPLYLLTLLNKDLVISDCTVPTVVCLRQNGSIIFKSGKQTNPNDRLGFKQPMGMACDRFGSVVIVDKLPMVGIVSHSGEIIQHILTKKDGLSLPMSIAVGDTNDIYVAEETGKVLVFRPTS from the exons ATGGCGAGTCTTTCTTCCATCAACGAGGACTTCCTCACGTGCTCCATCTGCTTCGAACCGTTCAACGATCCACGAATACTGCCGTGCGTCCACACCTTCTGTGCAGAATGTCTCTCAAATCATATCAACTCTACATGCCAGCCAGGGCTGAGCCGTCCCAAGTTTTCTTGTCCTACGTGCAGGGAGAGCGTAGCCATTCCCGACCCAGAAAATCCCAGAGAAACATGGGCTAAACAGTTCAGGAAAAACTTCATGATAAGCGGTCTTCGTGACGTTGTGAAGACTGAAGGGGACAGTTTGTTGACGCCATCTTTAGTTGCAGACGGCGTTGCTAGGCATGTTTGTGCAATGCATCCTCAGAAGGAAAGGGATCATTTCTGTGTGGACTGTGACAAGCTGGTGTGCATTTCCTGCATCGCTTTGTCCCACAGGCCATGTCGTCAGGTTATAACGTTGGCGCAAGCGGCGCAAGAGAAGAGAAGACAACTCTCGCGAATCAATAACCTCATTGAGAGTTATCTGTCACGCTCCGAGGCCAAGAAGAGCAAGCAGAAGCAGGAGTTGGACAAGCTAACCGAGCAGTATCAAGAAAGGAAAAGTGAAATTTTAGAAGCCAGTGCCAAACTGCAGTTACTTATTATTGACGCTGAAAACGCATGTGTGAACAAACTAGACACGTTATTTGCATCGCATAAGCAAGAAGAGGAAAGG GTTTTGACTGAAGCTGATATCTCCACGAAAAAGCTGACAGGAATGTTATCTGCCGTGACAGACGTTCTCGGAGGAAGAGACGACTTCCGGTTAGTTGATGCGTATCCGGTATTGCGAGCATACCAGCAGAAGGTCCCATCCATGATCTCAAACGAAATTCAG GTCCACACCCTCGAGTTTGTACGCAATATGACGTTATACAATACTATTGCAAAGGCTACACCGGGAGAGCTAGGGGAGGTCAAATCAGTGGCATCCAAACAAGATATGGTCTTTCGTCCAGTATCGTTAACATCAACGTCGTCATCCTCGTCCACACCACCCCCCTCACCCTCATCTCAGCCAGCAACCTCCCCAGCTTCCCAGAACACCCCTGGAGCCACGTCGTCTCCAACAGTTCCAGTGCCTGGATCTCTAGCAGCATTAACCTCCAAGCCAGTAATGTTCAGAACTCTATCCACCAAGGTGAAGTCTGACAAGTCTAAACCGTCTCTCCGCGACATTGCCGTGGCACCCGGTGATGTGATAGTGGTCACCGACTTCAGCAACAGCTGTCTGAAGTCATTCTGCACACAGCACGGCCAGACGGAGCACCACAGCAAGCTGGTAGTAGACGGGCGTCCACATGCAGTGAGCGTGTTGACAGGAAGCACGATGGTTGCAACCATTCCAAAGAGGAAGCTTCTGATTCTGGTTTCCGTCACGCCTAATCTGATCCTCCAGTCTTCGGTGCACGTACAGAAACAGTACTGGGGGGTGTCTGGCGTGTCACCCGACGTTCTGGCAGTCAGTACCTGTCCCGGGCCTCAACCTGGTACAATTGAGCTCATCGATCTCAAGGGTACAGTCCTAAAATTGGTCACCAATGGATGTGGTCTGTTCTCAAACCCGCTGTACCTGTTGACCCTTCTCAACAAAGATCTGGTTATTTCTGACTGCACTGTTCCAACTGTGGTATGCCTCAGACAAAATGGCAGCATCATTTTCAAGAGCGGGAAACAGACGAACCCAAACGACAGGCTAGGCTTCAAGCAGCCAATGGGAATGGCTTGCGACAGATTTGGCAGTGTTGTAATTGTGGACAAGCTGCCAATGGTTGGGATTGTATCGCATAGTGGAGAAATCATACAGCATATACTTACAAAGAAAGATGGTCTGAGTCTGCCAATGTCAATCGCAGTTGGTGATACCAATGACATATATGTTGCAGAAGAAACTGGAAAGGTTTTGGTATTCAGACCAACATCTTGA